From Ureaplasma urealyticum serovar 8 str. ATCC 27618:
AATAGCATCAGAGTTATCGGCATAATACTTTTTACGAATACTTTGTTTTATAAAACCCCGTTTTAAATAAAAATTCAAAGCATTTTCATTAATACTACTTACTTCTAATAAAATGTTTTGTTTTTTTTGTTTTAATAAATCAATTAAAACACTACCTACTTTTAAATTACGATAATTTTCATCAACACCTATTTTTAAAATTTCATTAAAATCAATGGTTTTCATATAAATTAAATAACCAATGTTTTTTTGTTCATATTCAACAATTACAATTTCATAATTTGCATCATTAAACATTTGATACAAACTTGCTATTGAATAAGCATCATTTAAAAAAAACTTATTTTCAAAAATAGCGATATCATTTAAATCATTTTGATTAGCAGATTTAACTAAGAGGTTTTTTAACATAATTTAAATCAAAATCTAAAATATTAGTTAATTTAAAATTATCAAATTTTAAGTTATATATAAGATTATGATAATCGACTTGATTAGCATCAATTATTGTTAATGATGTATTTTTTAATTCTATTTGTAACTGTTCATTAGTAATGATTCTATAATCGCTTTGTATATTATTAATAATACTTATTGTATATGATTTATTACCCTTTGCGTCTAAATGAACAAAAACATTGTTTTTATTATTAGCAATAATGTTTAAACTATCATTAATAAATAATTTGATTTGATTGTGAGTTGTACAAATTGTTTTAGCAACAATTGCGCCAACACGCACACCAGTAAATGAACCAGGACCAATATCTAAATATATTGCATCTAAATCTTGGTATTTTAAGTGAACAGCTTTTAATAAAGCAATAATGTGTTCGACAATGATATCTGTAAGATTGTTATTTGTCTCAACAATAATATTAGCTAAAATTTTAAAATTTTTATAAATTGCTAAAACGCATTTTTTTGATGTAACATCGATAAATAATTGATATAGACTATTCATTTGTTTTTCACTCTTTAATTAAATTTATAAATTCATTTGGCATTAGTGTTTTAAATTCGACTATTTCATTAGTTGATGGATGAATAAAACTAATATAAAAGCTATGTAAATATTGTTCATATGGAGTTGTATGCTTACTGATTCCATATAAAGGATCATTATAAATAGGATGATTAATATGACGCATATGGACACGAATTTGATGAGTTCTACCAGTAATAATACTTACTTCAACAAGTGCAGTATTTTGATATTGTTCAATCACTTTAACAATACTAATTGCTTCTTTAGCATTTTTAGCATCACCTGTTTTCATTCGTAATTTATCTTGATAACTATGACCAATTGGTTCATTAATCATAAAATGTAAATGATGCATATCAAAACGATTATGAACAATAGCATAATAAGATTTTTTTACTGTTTTTTGCATGAATTGTTGTTGTAAACAACAAAGTGCTTTTTGGTTCTTGCAGATAACAATTAATCCAGATGTATTTTTATCTAAACGATGTGTAATATAAAAATCATCAGTTTTTAAATAAT
This genomic window contains:
- a CDS encoding GNAT family N-acetyltransferase → MLKNLLVKSANQNDLNDIAIFENKFFLNDAYSIASLYQMFNDANYEIVIVEYEQKNIGYLIYMKTIDFNEILKIGVDENYRNLKVGSVLIDLLKQKKQNILLEVSSINENALNFYLKRGFIKQSIRKKYYADNSDAILMIWKYNTQ
- the tsaB gene encoding tRNA (adenosine(37)-N6)-threonylcarbamoyltransferase complex dimerization subunit type 1 TsaB codes for the protein MNSLYQLFIDVTSKKCVLAIYKNFKILANIIVETNNNLTDIIVEHIIALLKAVHLKYQDLDAIYLDIGPGSFTGVRVGAIVAKTICTTHNQIKLFINDSLNIIANNKNNVFVHLDAKGNKSYTISIINNIQSDYRIITNEQLQIELKNTSLTIIDANQVDYHNLIYNLKFDNFKLTNILDFDLNYVKKPLS
- a CDS encoding RluA family pseudouridine synthase, with the translated sequence MKILYSLTSPKRIDKFLVEVTDYSRTSIKKMLEQNLVLVNDNIITKQSYLLQKNDSVEIKNEQCVIDSQKELLPFACPLEIVFEDQDLLVINKPSGMLVHPTSFQEQNTLANALKHYLKTDDFYITHRLDKNTSGLIVICKNQKALCCLQQQFMQKTVKKSYYAIVHNRFDMHHLHFMINEPIGHSYQDKLRMKTGDAKNAKEAISIVKVIEQYQNTALVEVSIITGRTHQIRVHMRHINHPIYNDPLYGISKHTTPYEQYLHSFYISFIHPSTNEIVEFKTLMPNEFINLIKEWKTNE